One Candidatus Culexarchaeum yellowstonense genomic region harbors:
- the rpl4p gene encoding 50S ribosomal protein L4, translating to MHMKIYDLNGSVIGEIEIPWFFQIPIRKDIIRRAYISSLTARIQPQGRDPLAGKRTTAKSWGIGHGVARVPRVKGSGYPEAGVAAFATMTVGGRSAHAPTVEKCIHEKINKKERIYAILSALSATANVKFVSGRGHLVSSVPQIPLIVSNELEKVEKSKQFRDIALKLGFWADIERVKGGIRIRAGKGKLRGRRYKVGKGPLIVVSNTYPLINSVKNFPGLDVVNARDLSVMHLAPGGNPGRLTIFTQSAIDILNERFLSYKGKHLLYTNIFNYKTESQKVGG from the coding sequence ATCCACATGAAAATATATGATTTAAATGGATCTGTAATTGGGGAAATCGAGATTCCATGGTTTTTCCAAATCCCAATTAGGAAGGATATTATCAGAAGGGCTTATATATCATCTTTAACCGCAAGAATTCAGCCTCAGGGCAGAGATCCGCTTGCTGGAAAACGTACAACTGCTAAAAGTTGGGGTATAGGCCATGGAGTAGCGAGAGTTCCAAGGGTTAAAGGATCCGGATATCCTGAAGCTGGGGTAGCTGCTTTTGCAACGATGACTGTTGGTGGTAGGAGTGCTCATGCACCCACTGTTGAAAAGTGTATTCATGAAAAAATAAATAAGAAAGAACGTATCTATGCCATTTTATCAGCATTATCTGCCACGGCAAATGTAAAATTTGTATCGGGAAGGGGCCATTTAGTATCATCAGTTCCTCAAATACCATTAATAGTTTCTAACGAATTGGAAAAAGTTGAAAAGAGTAAGCAATTTCGAGATATTGCACTTAAATTAGGTTTCTGGGCAGATATTGAAAGGGTTAAAGGGGGTATAAGGATCAGAGCTGGTAAAGGTAAGCTTAGGGGTAGAAGATACAAGGTTGGTAAAGGTCCCTTAATAGTAGTCTCAAACACTTACCCACTCATAAACTCTGTGAAGAACTTTCCTGGATTGGATGTTGTTAATGCACGTGATTTGAGCGTTATGCATTTGGCCCCTGGAGGAAACCCTGGTAGACTAACGATTTTCACACAAAGTGCCATAGACATATTGAATGAACGCTTCTTATCGTATAAGGGTAAACATTTATTGTACACAAACATATTTAATTATAAAACTGAATCTCAAAAGGTTGGAGGTTAA
- the nth gene encoding endonuclease III → MEENEQRRNIAELKERAQRILSLLKQAYPDVKGTELNFSNAWELLVATVLAAQTPDARVNEVTKILFQRYRSIKDYAEADDRELEEILKPINFYRKKAQRIKSIAKIILEKYNGEIPKSIEELTKIPGIGRKTANMVLANALNVVEGITVDTHVMRLANRLKLTTQKDRDKIEKELMEIIPKEEWFNFSNLLIAHGKRVCSAKKPKCEICVIKELCPSAQTTSE, encoded by the coding sequence ATGGAAGAAAATGAACAACGTAGAAATATTGCTGAATTGAAGGAAAGAGCGCAGAGAATTCTATCATTGCTAAAACAAGCATACCCAGATGTAAAGGGGACTGAACTGAATTTTAGCAATGCATGGGAATTGTTAGTTGCAACAGTACTAGCTGCACAGACGCCAGACGCAAGAGTAAACGAAGTAACAAAAATATTATTTCAGAGATATAGATCAATAAAAGATTACGCCGAAGCTGATGACAGAGAACTTGAAGAAATATTGAAACCAATAAACTTTTACCGTAAGAAAGCACAAAGGATAAAGTCAATAGCTAAAATAATATTGGAGAAGTATAATGGAGAGATCCCGAAGTCAATAGAAGAGTTAACAAAGATACCAGGCATTGGTAGGAAAACAGCAAATATGGTATTGGCAAATGCATTAAATGTAGTTGAAGGGATAACTGTAGATACACATGTAATGAGACTTGCCAATAGACTCAAATTAACCACACAAAAGGATAGAGACAAAATAGAGAAAGAACTCATGGAGATAATACCAAAAGAGGAATGGTTCAATTTCTCAAATCTGTTAATAGCACATGGCAAGAGAGTGTGCAGTGCTAAGAAGCCAAAATGTGAAATATGCGTTATAAAAGAATTATGTCCATCAGCTCAGACAACAAGTGAATGA
- the pheT gene encoding phenylalanine--tRNA ligase subunit beta, translating into MPTLSLDINDLMKFSRLESVEKIFYAIRQFKGEIKNVEGGEVVVELEPDRPDLLSVEGLSRAIRNFFGIELSYTTYAPLSSNKPCVEVYVKDAQTRPYIACAIIRNLTIDGAFIKSLMNMQEALHITLGRNRRKVAIGIHDYDKITPPIIYTEVSGDERMIPLDMEEELSLREILIKHPKGKAYSALIKGAYPVYIDGKGIFSFPPIINGARTRVNEYTRNLFIELTGIDEKAVEQTLNVLVCNILERGGILEGVSIKYPNFSKITPDLTPKQMHVNVEMFNKLTGLRINLNEALTLLRRMGYGAEVVNHGEVKVIIPPYRVDILHPVDIVEDMLISYGYENITPDLPSIMTVGKPSLIEVLEGKIRGILVGMGFQEVMTFTLTNIANQTTLMNIANTNVLKLANPVSEEYNCYRFWITPNLLRFLSQNKHSAYPQKIFEIGYVAIPSEDDIYVQRNTAIAISASRATFTDAKEVLVSLMDGLGVEVSLEQYSHPSFISGRTAVVKVKNRCIGLMGEIHPKVLINFNIEMPVSILEFTHCQPTFPLKGVEVKTFKNDLTAKWL; encoded by the coding sequence ATGCCCACCTTAAGTTTAGATATAAATGATTTAATGAAGTTTAGTCGTTTAGAAAGTGTTGAAAAGATATTTTATGCTATACGGCAATTTAAGGGGGAAATTAAAAACGTCGAGGGGGGAGAGGTTGTAGTTGAACTTGAGCCCGATCGCCCTGATCTCTTAAGCGTTGAGGGGTTATCCAGAGCCATAAGAAACTTCTTTGGAATCGAGTTAAGCTATACTACGTATGCTCCCTTGTCTTCAAATAAACCTTGCGTGGAAGTTTACGTTAAAGATGCTCAGACACGCCCATACATAGCATGTGCAATCATTAGAAATTTAACTATTGATGGTGCCTTTATAAAGAGTTTAATGAACATGCAAGAGGCTTTGCATATAACTCTTGGTAGGAATAGAAGGAAGGTTGCTATAGGAATACATGATTATGACAAAATAACGCCGCCAATAATATATACTGAGGTGAGTGGGGATGAAAGGATGATTCCATTGGATATGGAGGAAGAGCTGTCCCTTAGAGAAATATTAATCAAGCATCCTAAGGGTAAAGCTTATTCTGCACTTATAAAGGGGGCTTATCCAGTATACATTGATGGGAAAGGTATTTTCAGTTTCCCTCCTATAATAAATGGGGCACGAACTAGAGTAAATGAATACACGAGGAATCTATTTATAGAATTGACTGGAATCGATGAGAAAGCTGTTGAGCAAACATTAAATGTGCTTGTCTGTAACATTCTTGAGAGAGGTGGCATTTTGGAGGGGGTTTCTATTAAATATCCCAATTTTAGCAAAATAACCCCCGATTTAACGCCTAAACAAATGCACGTCAATGTTGAGATGTTCAATAAACTTACGGGTTTAAGGATAAACCTAAATGAAGCTTTAACACTACTAAGGAGAATGGGTTATGGAGCTGAAGTGGTAAATCATGGAGAGGTCAAGGTTATTATACCCCCATATAGAGTTGACATTCTCCATCCCGTTGATATTGTTGAGGATATGCTGATCTCTTATGGATATGAAAACATAACTCCTGATCTCCCATCAATAATGACTGTTGGGAAACCATCATTGATAGAAGTTTTAGAAGGGAAAATCAGAGGAATACTCGTTGGAATGGGTTTTCAGGAAGTAATGACCTTCACATTAACAAATATCGCTAACCAAACTACTCTAATGAATATCGCTAATACAAATGTATTGAAATTGGCAAATCCTGTTAGTGAAGAATATAATTGTTACCGATTTTGGATAACTCCGAACCTACTACGCTTCCTTTCACAAAATAAACATTCTGCTTATCCTCAAAAAATATTTGAAATAGGGTATGTGGCAATACCGTCAGAAGATGACATTTATGTTCAGAGAAATACTGCCATTGCTATTTCAGCTTCAAGGGCTACATTTACAGATGCTAAGGAAGTTTTGGTGTCATTAATGGATGGTCTTGGAGTCGAAGTCTCCCTAGAGCAATATAGTCATCCATCATTTATAAGTGGCAGAACTGCTGTTGTGAAAGTTAAAAATAGATGCATTGGCTTAATGGGTGAAATTCATCCAAAAGTTTTAATTAATTTTAACATTGAAATGCCAGTATCCATTTTGGAGTTTACTCATTGTCAACCAACTTTCCCACTTAAAGGTGTCGAAGTGAAAACGTTCAAGAATGATTTAACGGCGAAATGGCTTTAA
- a CDS encoding TRAM domain-containing protein has protein sequence MGKKSSKRKSSKKKKVYLFSRVNEGDVYTVVIEDYSDKGEGIARVKDTAIFVPGAKIGEIVKVKITSVKFKKARGDIISRVGVVQ, from the coding sequence ATGGGCAAGAAGAGTTCTAAACGTAAGTCTAGCAAAAAGAAAAAGGTATACCTCTTCAGCAGGGTTAATGAAGGAGACGTATACACAGTTGTAATTGAGGATTACTCGGATAAAGGTGAGGGTATAGCAAGAGTTAAAGATACAGCTATATTTGTTCCAGGAGCAAAAATCGGAGAAATAGTCAAAGTAAAGATTACTTCAGTGAAATTCAAAAAAGCAAGGGGAGATATAATATCAAGGGTGGGTGTAGTCCAGTAA
- the dapA gene encoding 4-hydroxy-tetrahydrodipicolinate synthase has protein sequence MEIKGIYVPHVTPFKHDGEMDREALEKCIEFWINSGVNGLVTLGSNGEFPYLTYEEKMSVVKDVIDYVNGRVKVIVGTGAPSTYETIKFSKEILDLGGVDALIIVTPYYFPLSSNELIAHYSEVLSKVDAPILLYDVPKFTGYSMDVSVVEKLVKEYSNIVGIKDSTGNMLHISETIRTVGNKISVLSGSAEFILPTLILGGSGAIVAVANFIPELTVKLYNDFIAKRYEEAAKSQLKINAIWNALRRFNQLSAVKACMNVRNVNAGYPRKPSLPLNDNEMNYVKEILSKYL, from the coding sequence ATGGAGATAAAAGGGATATATGTACCACATGTCACCCCATTCAAACACGATGGGGAAATGGATAGAGAAGCACTGGAAAAATGTATAGAGTTTTGGATCAATAGTGGAGTTAACGGCCTTGTAACATTAGGTAGTAATGGGGAATTCCCATACTTAACCTATGAGGAGAAGATGTCTGTAGTGAAAGATGTAATTGACTATGTTAACGGAAGAGTGAAAGTCATAGTGGGAACAGGGGCGCCGAGCACATATGAAACGATAAAATTCTCTAAAGAGATTTTAGATTTAGGAGGAGTGGATGCACTAATAATAGTTACACCCTACTACTTTCCACTATCATCAAATGAGTTAATAGCCCATTATTCGGAAGTACTAAGTAAAGTGGATGCACCAATACTACTATATGATGTACCAAAATTCACTGGATACAGCATGGACGTGAGTGTAGTGGAAAAACTTGTAAAAGAGTATAGCAATATTGTGGGTATAAAGGATAGTACTGGGAACATGCTTCACATATCAGAAACCATAAGAACCGTGGGAAACAAAATTAGTGTACTATCTGGAAGCGCCGAATTCATATTGCCAACATTGATACTTGGAGGAAGTGGGGCAATAGTGGCTGTAGCGAATTTCATACCAGAACTCACAGTGAAACTCTATAATGACTTCATTGCAAAAAGATATGAAGAAGCAGCGAAAAGCCAATTGAAAATAAATGCAATATGGAATGCTCTAAGAAGATTCAATCAGCTTTCAGCAGTAAAAGCCTGTATGAATGTAAGGAATGTTAACGCAGGATATCCTAGGAAACCATCACTACCATTAAATGACAATGAAATGAACTATGTAAAAGAAATATTATCGAAATACTTGTGA
- a CDS encoding 50S ribosomal protein L23 has translation MENTDPWRIIIRPVISESALRKIEAENKLTFIVDRNANKHLIKWAVEKLFNVKVDKVNTLITTKGEKKAYVKLSSEYSASDVASKMGIL, from the coding sequence ATGGAGAATACGGATCCCTGGAGGATAATAATAAGACCTGTAATCTCTGAATCTGCATTAAGGAAGATTGAAGCAGAGAATAAACTGACTTTCATCGTTGATAGGAATGCAAATAAACACTTAATTAAATGGGCGGTAGAAAAATTATTTAATGTGAAAGTAGATAAAGTTAACACGCTTATAACGACAAAAGGTGAGAAGAAGGCTTATGTCAAACTTAGCTCAGAATATTCAGCTTCAGATGTAGCTTCAAAGATGGGTATACTGTAG
- a CDS encoding phenylalanine--tRNA ligase subunit alpha translates to MCSMGESDGAPISIDLLQKIIGMLHPIEMKVLIALENSRTLKDVSEKTGLSVDSVVWAFESLKGKNLISVEEVLISTYELDVEGEEYLKQLFPEQRVIKKLIEHGGASLIEDLQLSEAELKIGLSWAVKLGWISIEKVNGSRLVKLKVENAADLVNNYPPYTLLSKIKNGSPLSKEDLNLMESLRKRGRIIKDRSVKEVKASLTQVGLKALSMIKELFSIRDVLDIKNIKIVNELTRDIIVSGEWPNLYFRPYDVSAPVKKLIFGKKHPYREIIDEIREILIGLGFEEVTSPPIEVNFWNADALFMPSDHPARDIHDVFYVDYKQMNLDNVCERGVWERVKATHENGWETGSKGWGYWDPELALKRILRSQTTAVSVRCLSQLSDSDLPKKIFTIDRNYRPDKIDATHLMEFNQCEGIVVSYDVNFKHLLGFLKTIAEAFGIKEVKFQPAYFPFTEPSVVGYIKHDKLGWIEALPAGIFRPEVTYPLGIKATVLAWGLGIDRLAMVALGIEDIRLLFSNDLDWLRSKRIPTLWGV, encoded by the coding sequence ATGTGTAGTATGGGAGAGAGTGATGGAGCTCCAATTTCAATAGATCTTCTCCAAAAAATTATAGGGATGCTTCATCCAATTGAAATGAAAGTTTTGATTGCCTTAGAGAATTCCCGTACATTAAAAGATGTTTCTGAGAAAACCGGATTATCAGTGGACTCGGTGGTATGGGCTTTTGAATCTCTAAAGGGCAAGAATTTAATATCAGTAGAAGAAGTTCTTATATCCACATATGAATTGGATGTGGAAGGGGAGGAATACTTAAAGCAATTATTTCCAGAGCAGCGAGTTATAAAGAAGCTGATTGAGCACGGTGGTGCATCTTTAATTGAAGATCTTCAATTGAGTGAAGCTGAATTAAAGATAGGATTAAGTTGGGCTGTGAAATTGGGTTGGATTTCCATTGAAAAAGTGAATGGAAGTAGGCTTGTAAAATTAAAGGTTGAAAACGCTGCTGATCTAGTAAACAATTATCCTCCATATACACTGTTAAGTAAAATTAAGAATGGCTCTCCACTTTCTAAGGAAGATCTTAACTTGATGGAGTCTTTGAGGAAGAGAGGGAGGATTATTAAGGATAGAAGTGTAAAGGAAGTGAAAGCCTCATTAACTCAAGTCGGCTTAAAGGCTTTGAGCATGATTAAAGAGCTTTTCTCAATTCGTGATGTATTGGACATTAAAAACATAAAAATAGTTAATGAACTTACAAGGGACATTATAGTTTCTGGGGAGTGGCCTAACCTTTACTTTAGGCCTTATGATGTCTCCGCCCCTGTGAAGAAACTTATTTTTGGGAAGAAGCATCCATATAGGGAGATAATAGATGAAATTCGAGAAATACTTATAGGATTGGGGTTTGAAGAGGTTACTAGTCCACCAATAGAAGTCAACTTCTGGAATGCAGATGCCCTCTTCATGCCCTCAGATCATCCTGCAAGGGATATACATGATGTCTTCTATGTTGATTATAAACAGATGAATTTAGATAATGTCTGCGAGAGGGGGGTATGGGAGCGTGTTAAAGCTACTCATGAAAACGGCTGGGAAACTGGTTCGAAAGGTTGGGGTTACTGGGATCCTGAACTTGCTTTAAAACGTATATTGAGGAGTCAGACCACAGCGGTATCTGTGCGTTGTTTATCTCAGTTAAGTGATTCTGATTTGCCGAAGAAGATATTTACGATTGACAGAAATTATAGGCCTGATAAAATCGATGCAACTCATTTAATGGAATTTAATCAGTGTGAGGGCATAGTTGTATCATATGATGTTAATTTTAAACATTTGCTAGGCTTCCTAAAGACTATTGCAGAAGCCTTTGGTATAAAGGAGGTTAAATTTCAGCCAGCATATTTCCCATTTACAGAGCCCAGCGTTGTTGGATATATTAAACATGATAAATTGGGTTGGATTGAAGCATTACCTGCAGGGATTTTCAGGCCTGAAGTCACATATCCACTTGGAATTAAAGCTACAGTTCTTGCTTGGGGGCTTGGAATAGATAGATTGGCTATGGTGGCTCTCGGGATAGAAGATATACGACTACTTTTCTCCAATGACTTGGATTGGCTAAGATCGAAGAGGATTCCAACATTGTGGGGGGTCTAG
- a CDS encoding 50S ribosomal protein L2 translates to MGKRILVQRKGRGGSNFRSPKWIKVGPARYGTPSKIEYTSKINGVVEDLLHDPGRGCPLALIKFEDGSRELIVAPEGIYVGKNVAKGVLAEVDVGNILPVGNIPEGTNICNVELRPGDGGKIARRSGAYAIVVAHSSGETVIKLPSGKLKTIDSRCRATIGIVAAGGRIEKPFLKAGNKYHLIKRKAVKWPIVRGKAMVPASHPHGGGSHPKGGTPVSRTAPPGQKVGIIAPRRTGRKKGASRRVR, encoded by the coding sequence ATGGGCAAAAGAATTCTTGTACAGCGTAAGGGTAGAGGCGGGTCAAATTTCAGATCTCCAAAATGGATTAAAGTTGGTCCTGCAAGATATGGTACTCCAAGTAAAATTGAGTACACATCAAAAATAAATGGAGTTGTAGAGGATCTTTTACATGATCCAGGTAGAGGTTGCCCCTTGGCATTAATAAAATTCGAGGATGGTAGTAGGGAGTTGATAGTAGCCCCTGAAGGTATATATGTGGGTAAAAACGTAGCTAAAGGTGTACTTGCAGAAGTAGATGTTGGAAACATACTTCCGGTGGGTAACATTCCTGAGGGAACAAATATCTGCAATGTTGAATTGCGACCTGGAGATGGTGGTAAAATAGCACGTAGATCTGGTGCATATGCAATTGTTGTTGCACACTCTTCTGGGGAAACTGTTATAAAGTTACCTTCAGGTAAGCTGAAAACAATAGACTCTAGGTGTAGAGCCACTATAGGAATAGTTGCTGCGGGAGGAAGAATTGAAAAACCATTCCTAAAAGCTGGAAATAAGTATCATCTAATAAAGAGAAAAGCTGTTAAATGGCCTATTGTTAGAGGTAAGGCAATGGTACCTGCAAGCCATCCACATGGTGGAGGATCACATCCAAAAGGTGGAACGCCAGTTTCTAGAACAGCTCCTCCAGGACAGAAAGTCGGTATAATTGCTCCCAGAAGAACTGGAAGGAAGAAGGGGGCTTCGAGAAGAGTACGTTAA
- the carA gene encoding glutamine-hydrolyzing carbamoyl-phosphate synthase small subunit, with amino-acid sequence MTETTSKRAVLVLEDGSTYIGYGFGASTKVVGEVVFSTSMVGYTEALTDPSYMGQILLFTYPLIGNYGVPSLGLVDEFNIPLHFESFGIKVSGVVISDLCIMPSHWASSKSFNEWLLENGVPGIFGVDTRSITKKLRSKGVMMGLLYVFDECVSVDSGKLFEELKCSANPIESNLVEKVSIKEPIPHYIGSDKNVVVIDCGVKLSIIRNLLRRGVNVIRVPYNFQFEDILSYKPHGVLISNGPGDPALLTETIATVREIVDSGIPIFGICLGNQILALALGGLTYKLRYGHRSQNQPVLNIENNTCFITSQNHGFAVDASSLKDTKLKVWYVNANDGTVEGIRHMEKDVFSVQWHPEGSPGPLDTCFLFDVFIKMLR; translated from the coding sequence ATGACCGAGACTACATCTAAAAGGGCTGTGCTGGTTCTTGAGGATGGTTCTACTTATATTGGTTATGGCTTCGGTGCTTCCACTAAGGTTGTAGGGGAAGTTGTTTTCTCAACTTCTATGGTTGGATATACTGAGGCTTTAACTGATCCTTCATATATGGGTCAAATTTTATTATTTACATATCCATTAATCGGAAATTATGGTGTTCCATCATTAGGTTTGGTTGACGAGTTTAATATCCCCCTACACTTTGAGTCATTTGGTATAAAAGTTTCAGGGGTTGTTATTAGTGATTTATGTATCATGCCTTCACATTGGGCTTCCTCTAAATCTTTTAATGAGTGGTTGCTTGAAAATGGTGTTCCAGGTATTTTTGGCGTTGATACTAGGAGTATTACTAAGAAATTGAGGTCTAAGGGTGTTATGATGGGTTTACTTTATGTATTTGATGAATGTGTATCTGTTGATTCTGGGAAATTATTTGAGGAATTGAAGTGCTCAGCTAATCCGATTGAAAGTAATCTTGTGGAGAAGGTTTCCATTAAAGAGCCTATACCTCACTATATTGGTAGTGATAAGAATGTTGTTGTGATAGATTGTGGAGTTAAGCTGAGTATAATTCGCAATCTTTTGAGAAGAGGGGTTAATGTTATTAGAGTTCCGTATAACTTCCAATTTGAAGATATTTTATCTTATAAGCCTCATGGTGTTCTGATAAGCAATGGTCCTGGTGATCCAGCATTATTAACTGAAACTATTGCAACTGTAAGGGAGATTGTTGATAGTGGTATTCCCATCTTTGGGATTTGCCTTGGAAATCAAATACTTGCTTTAGCTTTGGGTGGTTTAACGTATAAATTAAGGTATGGTCATAGATCTCAGAATCAACCAGTATTAAACATTGAAAATAATACTTGCTTTATAACTTCTCAAAATCATGGGTTTGCTGTGGATGCTTCATCACTTAAAGATACCAAGTTGAAAGTTTGGTATGTAAATGCTAATGATGGAACTGTTGAAGGAATAAGACATATGGAGAAAGATGTTTTTTCAGTTCAATGGCATCCTGAAGGTTCTCCAGGTCCCCTCGATACATGCTTCCTTTTTGATGTTTTCATAAAAATGTTGAGGTGA